GAGAGAGTGTCCTTTGAAAATcgtttgggttgtttttgttcGCTGTGTCATCCTGGCATCCCTCCCCAGAGCAAATGGAAGGGACCGAGGTTTGTGGGTTCGGCTGCTTTGAGGTGGGCTGGGTTtttctgtggggctgcaggtgcagctggGGGGGCCCGGGGCACtctgggggtgcagggcagcccctcaggagtggggctgggatggggctgccgGGAGGATGCTTGGAGAGGCTGGGATttggcacagagagcagctcagcctgggaggggctgggagctgctggatgccAGTGGAGgtgccagagggcaggattAGCTGGTGTGTCTTCCCAGAAAGCCTGAACACCACCTGCCTGAGGAGATCAGCTCCACTTCTGGTGCTTTGCTTTTTGCCAAACCCCAGATCTGGCACAGGGTGATCGATGTCAGTGTGATTGATATCTCTGTTGTGGAGAGTCCCAaagagggaactgggatggggctgggaaggggctgggaggggctgggatggggttgggatggggctgggatggggctgggatggggttgggatggggctgggatggggctgggatgaaGCTGGGATGGAGTTGGGATgaagctgggatggggctgggatggggctgggatgaggctgggatggggctgggatggggctgggatggggctgggatggggcgggatgggttgggatggggctgggatggagttgggatggggctgggatggggctgggatgaaGCTGGGATGGAGTTGGGATGAAGCTGGGATGGAGttgggatggtgggatgggTGGGTGAggctgggggctgggatggggctgggatggggctgggaaggggctgggatgaAGCTGGGATGAAGCTTGGATGGagttgggatggggctggggtgggctgaGGTCCCCCTGACCGCTGTGAAGTTGGTGGCTCAGTTCTGTGCTGTCCTtggcccagctgggctcagcccctgggcaAGGGGTGCTGGagccaagcagagctgctgctcctttcaggTCCCCATCCATGAGGATATCCAAGGAAATTGCAAAGGAATGTTTGTTTTGAAAGTAAAGGCAACTTAGCTGCCATCAAACATGTCCAGAGACCTGATCTGGATTGTTGGAGCTGCGGGGATGCAGAGGGTGCAGAACAGGACCTGAGCTTGTGGCTTTGttggggcagggctgagcagcctttcccagagctgagccccctcccacagctcagccccattAGCTGATGTACTGAGAGCCTCCAGCCTCCAGAAATTAACACTCTGGGCTATGAATTATGAATGGAGCCACATCTCTGATCACTGCAATGCTCTGCtgacagcccaggagctgctgatccAAGTGACAGCCCAAAGCTTTTAAAGATGTGAACAGCAAAACCTGGGAATAATTCCCTTTGCAAGCTACAAACCACTTGGCCTACAGATAGGGCTCATCCtattccctctcctgcctcctcctgtcCTGTTCTTCTCTTCTGATTCCCAGTATTGTCTTCTCTACTCTCCCTCTCTGTGTTAATGGGTGTTGAACTGCTTGGCCATCCCATGGGAGCTGCGTCCCTCCTGCCACGTTCCTGGTacctctggggacagctggtCCTggccatcccagcccagcccagatccccacagccagtgcagagctcctggtgcaggacccagcaggattttggcagatctctgcagctccatccccctTTGGCCATAACTTCGTGTTCAAGACATTGTATTCCATATCTCCATCTGCTCCATggagctctgccacagctccctcTCTGCCATCGCTCCTTGGAGGCTTTGTCCTTCAACCTTTCCATCTCTGGAGGCCAAATCCTGCCCTAAGCAGCTGGATGTGCTTAATCCTGGCTGTTCCTGGGGGTTTTTGCCTTCTGGATCTGGATTCCTGCCTCCTCACCGCTGGGgcagctccctccagcagccgggctgtgctcctgctctggcagctgtggggcagagggagcgAGAACTAAATTCAGACAACGAGCTTCAGACACCTGCCAGTTGTCACAAACGAAGGCAGGGCCCTGTATGAACCCTttgtggggctgcagcactcGGGAGAAAGCCCTTGGtaagcaggagggagcaggggatggcaggagcggggcatggcaggagcagggcatggCAGGAACATGggatggcaggagcaggggatggtAGGAACAGGGgatggcaggagctgggtggcGGCGGGCGCCAAGGGGATGCAGGACAGAATGTAAAGGGGATGGCGGGCGGGGCGGCAGGAGCGCACGGACGGGCTGCAGAATGGATGGAGAAGGGGatggcaggagcacaggaaaCCATCCCAGTCTGAGCAGCgggtgcagggaaggggcacTCTGCATTCCCATCCTTTCCAGTTGAGCCATTGTGAACCAGGCAGCAGAACAACTTCAAAGGCAAAGCCTTGGTGTCTGAgaacctgccctgccctggtctctgcagaagctgctctgccctgggctggggtgcAGGAGCACTCCCCTGTCCTGactattttctttcccttgcaCAGGGGATGCTGTAACCAGGTGAAGGATGGGCTGACAGAGCCCCAGCAGTTTCTTCTCCACCCAAggctgaggggctcagcctgcagggaaggagccagtTTTGGACACAAACATCGCTCGGGCTGCGGCgaggggagaggagctgagaggagctgctgcgGATCGAACCCGCTCCTGGAGGGGAAAATACCGCTTTGGTTTGGTGTCTAATTAGATATTTaccaggaaggaaggaaagataTAAATAGGGTGACAGTGACTTCAAAGGGTGTTTTTTGACTTCTAAGAATAACACCTTTGCTGGCGCCGGTTTCGGGAATATCGGCTGTGCCTGGGTGTGAAAGGCGGAGGAGGTGTCGCAGCTCAGTCGGCAGCCAAGGGAGCAAACCcagaccccagccctgctccaaacccagaccccagccctgctccagccccacagaccAGCTGAGGAAGGGACAGAGCCCCTGGAAAGCTCAGCTGCATCcgcagggacacagcaggggcAGTTTGGGGAAGACCGACGGTGCTGCAACGCGGGCAGGAGGGGACGTGTGGCACCATGGGGACCCCACCCCTGTCCCcgtgggcagtgctggtgcccaccctggtgctggtggggctctgggctccctgtGTGGTGAGCAGGCAGCCCAACTTCATCATCATCCTGGCTGATGATGTGGGCTGGGGGGATCTGGGCGCCAACTGGGCAGAGACGAAGGAGACCCCGCATTTGGATCAGTTGGCTGCTGAAGGAACAAGGTAATGTctgtgccccttccctgccctcaccCTGCACCCCTGGttgctctgtcctgcagcacaggggattCAGCCCTGTGGGACTGGCAGGTGAGGGATTTTTGTTGGTGTGGGTTTGGGTGCATGGGGagggcagccagagcctggCGTATTGGGGTGcagctccatccatccctgctggagccTTCATCTGCCACTCCTCACCCTCATCCACAGAGCAAAAGGGGGAGTgtccaggggagcagggaggggcagggcacACAGGATGTCATGAGTTGAAgggtttttcattttgcagGTTTGTGGATTTCCACTCAGCTGCCTCCACGTGCTCCCCGTCCCGCGCCTCGCTGCTCACGGGGCGCCTGGGGCTGCGCAACGGGGTCACCCACAACTTCGCCATCTCCTCTCTTGGGGGCCTCCCCCGCAACGAGACCACCCTGGCCGAGGTCCTGAGGGAGGCTGGCTACAGCACAGGGGCCATAGGTAATGCCCAGAgtgccaggggcagctggggaggtgcCAGGGGTGCTTGGCTGCAATGCTGGCAGTGAAAGGGAAATCTAAAGGATCACGTGAGAGAGATTTCACACATCCCCCCTGCATTTTGCAATGCCAAGcttaaaatcttccttttcaaGGGTGCTGCCGGAAATCCAGACTTCTCCATTTAATCTCTCATTGCTTTATCTCCTGAGGAATGTGCTGGGTGTTCCTTAGCAAACAGGATTGGCTCTGCCATCCTGCATCCCGCACCacgggcagtgctgctggcccGGTGGCTTTGGGCACCCTCCTGTCACTGTGGGTCCCCCTCAGCCTGCACAAACCCTTtgcatctgcagctcctgctgttgtGCTGGCAGACATTCCCTCTGTTTCTCTACTCCCCCCCAGTTTTTGCAGTTTTCCCTCTTGGATCAGCGTGTTTGGTGGGAGCAAGCGCGTGCTGGAGGTCAGGGGATGAAGCTGGGTTTAgggagggctgagggagctgtcTGCTCAGAACACAAACACATGAAAGAGCCTTTTAAGGCTGGAAACACTCGCTTTGCACAGCCATGAGATACCTTATGCATTTTTTGCTGGGTTTTCTGCAAAAATAGATGGCATTCTGGAACGGCAGCCAGCACAAACAAGGAACCTTTTTTGTAGGTTGATTAAAGCCCCCAGCGCTGCGGGCACCTTGTGGGTGagggctgctggtggctgtgccaCCTCTGAAATGATGTTCTGTGGCTTCCATGCAGGCAAATGGCACCTGGGACACCACGGCCACCATCACCCCAACTCCCGTGGTAAGGGCTGTGCCAGAGGGGATGGGCTGAGGGCCCTGTGGCCACCTGGACCCTGCTGACCCTCTCACTTTCCTCTCAGGCTTCGACTACTACTTTGGGATCCCCTACAGCCACGACATGGGCTGCACAGACACGCCTGGCTACAACCTGCccccctgcccgccctgcccacagcacagcaccgCTGCCAGGTACGGGCACGGGGAGCTGGGTGTCTGCAgcagtgtcccctgccctgggctgtgtctgcagcagtgtctcctgccctgggctgtgtctgcagcagtgtccccagccctgggctgtgtctgcagcagtgtcccctgccctgggctgtgtctgcagcagtgcccccagcccttAGCACTGCCCTGGCCTGTGGTCACCTCCCCTCATGCTCTGTGCACCCCCTTTCCCCCCGTGCCATGGGGACATTGGCACCACTCCCCTTGTTCTCCCTGCCTCCCTTGGCTTTCTGGAAGGCAGGAGAtcagccaggctctgtgcctgctctgtgaCAAGCCTGGGGTGGCTTTTCCCAGCAGGGTGGCGAGGAAGGACTGTTACACAGAGGTTGCCCTGCCTCTCTTGGAGAACGTCACCATCGTCCAGCAGCCCGTGGAGCTCGGCAGCCTGGCCAGGCGCTACgcagaggaggcagagaggTTCATCCAGAGGGCCAGGTGAGGCCACCcactgtcccctgtctgtccccttAGCTAGGACAGCTCCTGGGTCACTGCAGGGCTCCTCTGCATCACCCTggtgcagtgccaggggagatGGGTGTTGCCCCATGGTTCAGATTTGGGGTGTCCATGGCTTGGCTTCCTGCTGGAGGAGGCACTGAGGCTCTTCTGGTGTCCTCTAAAGGGTTGCGTGTTTTTAAAACCATCGTTTTGGGGCAAAGTCAAAGCCTTTGAGTGGGGCTGTGCCTCCCTCCCGGGGGGAATGTGCACCAAGgtctgtccatccctgcatcctgtGGATGGGGTGGCAATGGGGTGGTGGAGGTGCCTCCATGGGGGTGAagtgctggcaggggctgtcAACAGGCGCTGAGTGGTGTCAGGGTGGGACCAGAACAGCACCCAGAGGTGTTTGAACACGCCCCGTGTGTGAGATTGGATCCATTTTGGGGATAAAGCACCCAGAGATCGCTGGGCTTCAGGATCTGCCTCCCCCAGGCTCAGAGCACAGTGCCCGGCTCTGTTTGTCCCTGAGGAGCAAAGTGGCTCCTCCGAACGAGGCCCCCGAGCCCTGCTGACGGCTTGTGTAATTTTAATCCCCATTATTGGCGGATTACGAGCTGTGACTTTGCAAAATGCCTCCCTGCAGAGCGAGGAGAGGAAGCGCTGCCGGGCAGCCCTGCCCgagcccatccctgcctgcatcccgGGATAACGCAGGCCCGGGGAAGGCGGGTCCTGGGGTAAGGTTTGTGTAACACAGGTGAAagaagggctgggcagggagcagcccatGGGCAAATGGCTCTTTATAAACCTGGGCGCTGTTTTGTTGCATAAAACATGTGGTTTGTCCCTTTGGATACCAAGGGTTGGCCATGGGGTGGCTTGGCCACGTTTGGGATGCTGAGGATAcccaggctctgggctgtggggcagcaccagccccttctcctgccAAACCCCCACCCCTCTGGACTGCCAGGGCTCTCTGTGGCTGTGAAACCCAGTGTGTAAGCTCCGGGTTAATAGGAAAAACCTTTAAACTCCCAGAAGTGTGCTGGGGTTATCTGTGTTCATGGAGAACAGGATTAGGCAGGTGcctgccttttcttcccttccctttgatGGCTTATTCCAGTTTTCCCCTGCCTGACTCACTCATTACAGGGCAACAAAAGAACACCGGATTTGCCATCTCGGTGTTTTTTTCACCAGTCAAGGTTGAGCAATGTGTGACAGTGAGACGTGGCACTGCTCAGCACAAGCCAGCGTGGGAGCAAAAGTCAGGGACTGCTGTCTTCAGTTATTGATTAAACGTTCGCCTGATCTTCAGGACAATTCCGAGGTGTCTGTGTGGCAAACGAGAGGGATGTTCAGCCGGGCATCACTGCCACGAGTCCATCTGGATGCTGGGGCCAGGGGaagcagctttccctgctccaggggctctGGCATCCTTTGGGAAGAGGTCTCACAGCGGCCGTTTGCAAGGGGCACATGAGCTCTCCTGACCCCCAcgtcctgcagggacaggcagggtgCCAGGGGAGATGCCAAGGGAGATGCCAGGGGAGATAGATGCTGCCCCATGGCTCAGATTTGGGGTATCCATGGCTTGGCTTCCTGCTGGAGGAGGCACTGAGGCTCTTCTGGTGTCCCCTAAAAGGGTCgtggtgtttttaaaatatcGTTTTTGAGGAAAGCCGGAGCGGGGGTTTTGAGAAAACCCTTCATGGGgctccagcccccagcagctctgggcaggatggggttttttactCATTTTCCAGGCCAGGTGGGTGCCGGGCAGAGGAAGGAAGCGCAGACACGCACTGGGCAGGGCcgcagagctggcaggaggcagagatgGGGCCGGGCGCGTGCACGGCCGGGACACGGCCCCGGGATCCGGCCCCTCCTCAGCGCTGGCCATCCCACCCTTCCCCTCCGAGCTCCCTGAGGAAGAGCAGGCTCGTTGGAGCAGATAAATATAGCTGTAAACAAGCAAACAGGACGTGtcctgtgctggtgcagggcagtgcagggtggTGaatgtgctgcagggctggtggcgctgcccgggctgtgctgggctgtgtgcgtgccctgctgtgccacatcCTCTGCCCGCAGCACCACCAGGCTGGGcacctgctggggagggggaaaaagggccAAAATGGGCCCTCGGAGAGAGGGGAGGGACGTGTGTGGGTGCAGCAGTGTGGAAAGTTTGGAGATGGAGGAAGGgacaaatccaccccaaatgGGGGCACGGTTGACAGCAGGGGCACGGTGGGGAGAGGTttaagcagcagcaggggagaaaTGGCTCAGCTCAGCCAAGCTTCCTCCCTGTAAGGAGAGGGGTGCCCGGAGCTGGGTGATGTACGTGGGGTGGTTTTCCAGAGGCAGGAGTGGAAGGGTTTGTGTCCCCAggctcagcagtgccaccaccccagtgACCTCCTGGAGGCTGAacactgtctgtctgtcccctgtgCAGTGCCAAAGGACAGCCCTTCTTCCTGTACCTGGCTCTGGCCCATATGCACGTCCCGCTGGtgcccccgctgccccccgccccgggcagGGGCGTCTACGGAGCCTCCCTGGGGGAGATGGATGCGCTGGTGGGACGGGTGAAGGAGGCGGCtgacagcctgggcaggggcagcacgCTGCTCTGGTTCACAGGTACTGCAGGGACGCTGCAGGGCGGGGGGGTGTGGGGTTCTCTGTCCGGGAGGGGAGCAGTGAGAGAGGCAGAGGAAAGAATGATGGAAACAGTTGTGATCTCACTcgctgctcctgtgttgtgccaaaggggggtgacactgggggctGCACCTGGAGGTGGGGGCAGGATCTGTGCTTGTCCCCTGCCCTCGGTGTCCCCTGCCCTCGGTGTCCCCTGCTTTGATGTCCCCTGTCCTTGGTGTCCCCCTGCCCTCGGTGTCCTCTGCCCTCAATATCCCCTGCTTTGATGTCCCCTACCCTCGGTGTCCCCTGCCCTTGGTGTCCCCTGCCTTGATGTCCCCTGTCCTCCATGTCCCCCGTCCTTAGTGTGCCCTGCCCTCGTCCCCTTCCCTCGATGTCCCCTGCTCTCAATGTCCCCTGCTCTCAATGTCCCCTGCCCTCGGTGTCCCCTGCCCTCGGTGTCCCCCGCCCTCGGTGCTCCCACTGCTCGGTGGGTGGGGAGTGGTCCCACCGCGGGGCTGGGTGGGGGTCCCAGGCTGCCgtgcccaccctgccatggtgcccaccctgccatggTGCCCACCCTGCCGCGGGGCCCCGCTGACACTCCGGCTGGGGGCCGTGACTAATTAAGGCACAAATCCTCGTTCGTTAAGAAGCCCAAATCCGCTCTGTGTCGCCGAGCAGCCTCCCTAATGAGGATGTCTTGCTCCTGATGACAGGAACCGCTCGGCCGCTCATTAACACCCGGAGCTGGCGGCACCGagccccccctgccctgccctggctgccctccagcccctgcaaaCAAACTgctaaaaaccaaaacccatcAACCCTGCAAACAAACTgctaaaaaccaaaacccatcaaccagctgctcctgctcgcTGGGGAGGCATCACAGGGGTGGCAGAGAGGGATGGAAGGGTCACTTGTCCTTGCCTACCCCATCACTCTGGGTGTCCCCTGTGGTCCTGGTGTCCCTCATGGGgacatttctttctcttgcagGTGACAATGGCCCCTGGACACAGAAGTGTGAGCTGGCAGGACGCCTAGGGCCATTCGTGGgtgcctggcagaggcagagaggtAACCTGGCAGCGTGGGGGGGTCCCAGTTCccggggggcacagggggggctGCTCCACAAAGCCCTCATTGCCCACCGAGGGGACACGGGCAGCATTCCATCAaccccagcctctccctggctgctgccctgggcttgAACACACCCCAGcgctaatttttttctttcaaacagtcaaatttcccccaaaactgctgtgggGGGGGTAAGTTTGGGTCCCCATTACCCCGGAGCTTGGGGTGACTGTGCTGGTTTGGAGATGGGATGTTGCTATCCGCCCCATCAGGGTCtcacagcccccagagcagagcacccaccaccctccccacaccccggga
Above is a window of Camarhynchus parvulus chromosome 18, STF_HiC, whole genome shotgun sequence DNA encoding:
- the ARSG gene encoding arylsulfatase G isoform X1, with amino-acid sequence MGTPPLSPWAVLVPTLVLVGLWAPCVVSRQPNFIIILADDVGWGDLGANWAETKETPHLDQLAAEGTRFVDFHSAASTCSPSRASLLTGRLGLRNGVTHNFAISSLGGLPRNETTLAEVLREAGYSTGAIGKWHLGHHGHHHPNSRGFDYYFGIPYSHDMGCTDTPGYNLPPCPPCPQHSTAASRVARKDCYTEVALPLLENVTIVQQPVELGSLARRYAEEAERFIQRASAKGQPFFLYLALAHMHVPLVPPLPPAPGRGVYGASLGEMDALVGRVKEAADSLGRGSTLLWFTGDNGPWTQKCELAGRLGPFVGAWQRQRGGSSAKQTTWEGGHRVPALVYWPGHVPASRTSQALLSILDIFPTLVALAGAALPPNRRFDGLDVSPVLFGWSDVGHKVLLHPNSGAAGKVGEIEALRLAQYKAFYTTGGALACDGSTGPAQQHHPPLIFNLDRDIQEQEPLDVASREYQAVLPAISRAYAQALQDIAADNVSVADYSQDPAAIPCCNVQHVGCRCHGATRDPHVESRTPWLCL
- the ARSG gene encoding arylsulfatase G isoform X2, with protein sequence MGTPPLSPWAVLVPTLVLVGLWAPCVVSRQPNFIIILADDVGWGDLGANWAETKETPHLDQLAAEGTRFVDFHSAASTCSPSRASLLTGRLGLRNGVTHNFAISSLGGLPRNETTLAEVLREAGYSTGAIGKWHLGHHGHHHPNSRGFDYYFGIPYSHDMGCTDTPGYNLPPCPPCPQHSTAARVARKDCYTEVALPLLENVTIVQQPVELGSLARRYAEEAERFIQRASAKGQPFFLYLALAHMHVPLVPPLPPAPGRGVYGASLGEMDALVGRVKEAADSLGRGSTLLWFTGDNGPWTQKCELAGRLGPFVGAWQRQRGGSSAKQTTWEGGHRVPALVYWPGHVPASRTSQALLSILDIFPTLVALAGAALPPNRRFDGLDVSPVLFGWSDVGHKVLLHPNSGAAGKVGEIEALRLAQYKAFYTTGGALACDGSTGPAQQHHPPLIFNLDRDIQEQEPLDVASREYQAVLPAISRAYAQALQDIAADNVSVADYSQDPAAIPCCNVQHVGCRCHGATRDPHVESRTPWLCL